The DNA segment TATCATCAGGTCATCTTCATCGGTGGTCCTGGTTGCCCTCACCTCGGGCGCGCGTGTGTTGGTGCCTGATTCCCGAAGAACCGGCTCCAAACGGTCTTGAACCCGCGGCGGTGGGCGTTCGGTGTGGCGCTCTCGGCGCAGTTGCGGCAGATCTCCGGCAATTGGGAGGCATCATCTTCGTCGAAGCCCTCACGGATGCGGCCGTAGGCGGGGCCGTTCCACACGTCCCGGACCGATTGGATGCTCAGGTCGCCCGCAATGACCGTACGGAACCAATCGACACAGCAAAGCACTACGTGACCATTATATAGAACGCACATTTCGCGCGATGGACGGATACAGCGGCTCATCGGTTTCATGGGACGCCCCGCGTTGATATCGAGCGCGTTCTTGATGTTGCCACCCCGGTTCTCCAGGACAGACGTGACCAGCCGCACGCTGTGACGCCGCCAGAAACGCCGTGCCTTGTCAATTTCACGTTCATTCTTGCCCGTAACAATCATCGAGACCCGCAGGTCGAGGTTAGACCGCCTGGCTCGCAGCAGTCTCCGGAACGCGAGCACGTTATCGATTACTTTTCGCGCGTCGTAGCCCATGATCTCGCGGTTGGTCGCATTGTCCAGCGATTGCAGGCTTACTTTCACGCGTTTGAGTCCGGCGTCGATGAGTTGCTCGCCCATCTCCTCGCTCAGGCCTGTCCCGTTCGTCGTGACCAGCGTCACTGTGTCCGGTATACGTGCCGAAACGTACCGCACAAACTCCGGCAGCCGTCTGTCATTGAGCGGTTCGTTCTGCAGGTATAGCATGATGCGCCGGGGCTGTGTTTCCGCGAGTTCATCGATGATTTTCCGAAACAGGTCGAACGGCATCCGTCCATGCTCGAGGCCCGATTCCAGAACGGCCTCGTTGGGACAGAATATGCACCGTCCGTTGCAGCCCGCCTGCGTCTGTATCTGCACGCGCGGCTGCCCCCCGGCTTTCGCTCGTTCCACCTTGACGTCTCCTTCCAGTATCATGTCCAAGATACGGACAGTTCGCGGCCACGCCATTTACTGTGGCCCCGACTATGCCACAATCTGGACAAGAGCACAATGACGACGGCCTGTTTACTGTGTTCATGTCTGTTCCTTCTGGCCTCGCCGGAGGATTGCGCGCTTCCGCGCGCGTTGCCAGTAACCCTGTCCGCCCAGCGGCCGCGCATCCTCTTGACCCCGGTTGAGCGGGACGCCTTGCGCGCGCGCGTGAACCGCGACCCCTGGGCCGCGCGCGTCCGCGGCCTGCTGCTGGCCGAAGCCGATACCCTGGCCGCCGCGCCGCTGGACATTCCCCGTCGCGAGGGTCAGTGGTCCCATTGGTACGTTGGGGAAGCGGGCAACCGCCTGACGGCCCAATCGCCGACCCAGCACGTGGACCCGCTGACCGGCAGCGTATACACCGGAAGTCCCTATGACGAAGTCTATGCCGCGCAACGGCACGGTTTCTGGCTGCGTGGCGTGCAAACGCTCGGCATGGCCTACGCGCTCGAGCCACGCCCCGAATACGCGGGCCGGGTTCGCGCCATTCTGCTAGAGTACGCTTCCTTCTACGCCAGTCTGAGGAAACACACCAAAGACGGCCACTGGAGCCGCCGGGGCGCGCGTCTGTTCGCGCAAACCCTTGACGAGGCCGTCATACTCTGTCACATCGCTGCCGGCTATGACCTGGTCTACGATGCGCCCTGTTTCTCACCTTGGGACCATGAGCGTATCAGGAAACGCCTGATCCACCCCATGGTCAGGGTCGTGCTGGCACGAGACATGGGCGAATCCAATTGGCAAGCATGGCACAACGCCGCCATCGGGGTGACGGGCTATCTGCTCAATGAGAAACGCCTTGTCGACCGGGCGCTCAATGGGCAATCCGGGCTGCTCTTCCAACTCGAACACTCACTGATGCCCAGCGGCCTGTGGTACGAACTCGCGCCCATCTATCACTGGTACGCCCTCAATGCCTATGTCTATCTCTTCGAAGGAGCCGAACGGTCCGGAACTGCCTGTTACGGCCTGCCGAAGGTACGCGCCATGTTCGACGCGCCGCCGCGCTCTCTGCTGCCGGACCGTACGTTCGCCCCGTTGCAGGACAGCGACCGCCTTGCCCTCAGCGACGACCGCTGGTTCTACGAGGTCGCGTTCCGGCGCTACCGCGAGCCTCGCTTCGCCTCACTGGCGGGGCCNNNNNNNNNNNNNNNNNNNNNNNNNNNNNNNNNNNNNNNNNNNNNNNNNNNNNNNNNNNNNNNNNNNNNNNNNNNNNNNNNNNNNNNNNNNNNNNNNNNNTGCTGCCGGACCGTACGTTCGCCCCGTTGCAGGACAGCGACCGCCTTGCCCTCAGCGACGACCGCTGGTTCTACGAGGTCGCGTTCCGGCGCTACCGCGAGCCTCGCTTCGCCTCACTGGCGGGGCCGCGCCCGCGCGATGAGGCGCTCCTCCACAAGTCCGAGGACCTGCCCGAATCCCGGGCACTCGGCCTCGAGGCGGCTGCGCTCGCGTTGTTCCTCGGTGCGGAGACGCTGCCGGAACCGCCCGCTCCGCTGGAATGGAGGTCGTCGAATGACCCGGGTGAAGGCCTTGCCGTTCTGCGCGGCCAAGAAAACCAGACGGTGCTCCTCCTGGAATACGGTCCCGCGCGAGCGGGGCATGTGCAACCCGCAAAACTGAATATTGTGCTGTACGCAGCCGGCGATATCCGCCTTGTCGATCCCGGCCGCGCACCCTACGGCCATCCGCTGCATCAGGGATGGTTTCGACAGACGCTTGCGCACAACACCGTTGTCGTGGATGAATCGTGCCAGCAGCCCGCTCAGGGCAGCCTGCGCGTCTTCGCCACGGGACCCGAGTGGTCGCTGGTCCGTGCCGCATCCGATGGAGCCTATCCGGGTGTTCTCCTTGATCGCACGGTGCTGCTCTACGACAACATCGTTGTCGACGTGTTTCGGGCATTCTCAAACGCGCCGCGCACCTTCGACCTGCCCCTCCATTTCAAGGACCCGGTTCCCGAGCCGCCCGAAACCACGCCAATCGACCGTCTTCCCAGTGCCCCGGGATACCGGGAACTCCGCGAAGTCCGGCTTGCGGCCGCATCATGGCGCGAGTTCTTGGTCAAGACCGGCACGGAGCATCGCCTGCACGTTTCCATGCTCGACCACAGCGAGGTCTGGCTCGCCGATGGACCCTGTTCGCCCGGCAGGACCGAGGGCGTACCGGTGGTGATCCGGCGCCGGCAAGGCACGGAATCGCTGTTTATCACGGTACTCCAGGTGTTGGCAAGCGGAGCCCCTCCATGTCCTGCGGCGATACGCGAGGATGGTACGGTGTTCGTGGGCGACAATGCGGACGAGGGCCTGTCGCTTCGTGTTGAGAGAGGCAACGTTACCGTTACCGGCGCCTCGCGCACCTGGCGCTATCCGTGCGAAGGTGAAGCCGGGTAACCCCGCCGCCCAGGCCCCCCCTTCTTGGACGCCTTTACCCGCGCGAACGCAGGTGGCACAATGCGCGCCAGGAGGATTCGCACATGCACCTGCACCATCAACCGGCATGCGTCATCGTGTGCGCACTGTTGTTCTTGACGGGAGACGTGACCATGGCCGCCGACAACTGGCACGAAAACGCCTTCTTTGGACTGCACTTTGACCTGCACCCAAACGCGAGCGACACGGAGCTCGGCCGCGAAACGACCTACGAGCACGTCCGTGAGATGTTGGAGCTCGTCAGACCCGATTTTGTCCAATACGACTGC comes from the Candidatus Hydrogenedentota bacterium genome and includes:
- a CDS encoding alginate lyase family protein, translated to MTTACLLCSCLFLLASPEDCALPRALPVTLSAQRPRILLTPVERDALRARVNRDPWAARVRGLLLAEADTLAAAPLDIPRREGQWSHWYVGEAGNRLTAQSPTQHVDPLTGSVYTGSPYDEVYAAQRHGFWLRGVQTLGMAYALEPRPEYAGRVRAILLEYASFYASLRKHTKDGHWSRRGARLFAQTLDEAVILCHIAAGYDLVYDAPCFSPWDHERIRKRLIHPMVRVVLARDMGESNWQAWHNAAIGVTGYLLNEKRLVDRALNGQSGLLFQLEHSLMPSGLWYELAPIYHWYALNAYVYLFEGAERSGTACYGLPKVRAMFDAPPRSLLPDRTFAPLQDSDRLALSDDRWFYEVAFRRYREPRFASLAGP
- a CDS encoding heparinase II/III family protein, translated to LPDRTFAPLQDSDRLALSDDRWFYEVAFRRYREPRFASLAGPRPRDEALLHKSEDLPESRALGLEAAALALFLGAETLPEPPAPLEWRSSNDPGEGLAVLRGQENQTVLLLEYGPARAGHVQPAKLNIVLYAAGDIRLVDPGRAPYGHPLHQGWFRQTLAHNTVVVDESCQQPAQGSLRVFATGPEWSLVRAASDGAYPGVLLDRTVLLYDNIVVDVFRAFSNAPRTFDLPLHFKDPVPEPPETTPIDRLPSAPGYRELREVRLAAASWREFLVKTGTEHRLHVSMLDHSEVWLADGPCSPGRTEGVPVVIRRRQGTESLFITVLQVLASGAPPCPAAIREDGTVFVGDNADEGLSLRVERGNVTVTGASRTWRYPCEGEAG
- a CDS encoding radical SAM protein, encoding MERAKAGGQPRVQIQTQAGCNGRCIFCPNEAVLESGLEHGRMPFDLFRKIIDELAETQPRRIMLYLQNEPLNDRRLPEFVRYVSARIPDTVTLVTTNGTGLSEEMGEQLIDAGLKRVKVSLQSLDNATNREIMGYDARKVIDNVLAFRRLLRARRSNLDLRVSMIVTGKNEREIDKARRFWRRHSVRLVTSVLENRGGNIKNALDINAGRPMKPMSRCIRPSREMCVLYNGHVVLCCVDWFRTVIAGDLSIQSVRDVWNGPAYGRIREGFDEDDASQLPEICRNCAESATPNAHRRGFKTVWSRFFGNQAPTHARPR